TGACTGGGATCGTACGAACATAACTGAACAAGCCCGTGATGCTGAATACATTTCCATCAACATGCTCCAACTTGAGGTAGTTGAACCAGATGGAGCTGGAGGGGCTCAAGAGGGTGGGGATGGTGGAATTGATTCCTCCTGGGAGAATGGTGCTCGCGTTCGCCACAAGTTCCTTGCAAGCGTTCGAAGGTTGATGGGAAGGATCGAAGAGACACAATGACCAATTGCCGTAGCCTGGATTATTGTAAGTACCCTCGAGAGCGGCAAAACCACCTGGAATGGTAGGATCTGACGCATTCCCAGGGGTAGCCACGGAACTAGTTTGCCCAAGTTGCTCTAGCATGCTACCCCATTCCAAAGTTAGTATGAGCGAATAAACCAAACCGTTCGACACATACATGTCAGTCCAATTGTAGGGTTCTAAGCCCAAAGCTCCATCGATGAGGCGGAACTTGATGATCTCGTTGAAAATCGCCCCTGTATCGTCGTCGTTCGTGAGGACCGCGACTCCAACGTTGTCGAAAGGAAGACGGGACAGTTGGCTATGTGCTCCTATACGTGGTGAGTGAACGAGTTAGTTGAAAATCCTCTCTAGAAAGAAGTAACTAGTACCAATAACGTCACCAGGGTGCTGAGAACCGCGTCAATCCAAAGTATTCTATGAAAGTCTATGCACCAGACACACCTCTATAACGACTGGTAGAAACCGTTAGATTAGCAATCAATAGACGAGTATAAGAACCTTACCATGACCACGATAAGTTCCAATTCCTTGTCCTCCTCCATACACAGCAGGCGATAGAACAGACTGGGCGATTGGCAGCCTGACAACGTCAAGAACGTTTTCTAAGTGTAAGGCCAATTTCACCTCTAAGATCGTGAGGAGCATACCCTGATATCCCATCATCTTCTACAGTTATGCCCGATGCCGCTCTTCGAAGTACTGTGGATGGAATGACTGTCTGGTTTGTCTCCGGATGTTTACCCCACAAAAGCAAAGTTTTCAGCCAAGTCGCCTAACAAACTTGAGTAAGCTGAGATTCCGATGAATGACATTCAAAGGTTCAACATACCATATCATTGGCGCTGCTTATGACACCACCTGGGCCGGACATGACTAAGGAAATCCGAAGTTCAATGTTAGTTTCTTGTGcgaggagaaaaagaagtATGAGAACTCACAATTTCCGTCTTCCCCTCCCTTTTCATACCAGAATGGCAGTTGACGAGGGGTTCCAGTACCTGGGAGACCACCAGCGAAGCTAATGTTCTCCCGACtgactccataggagagTTTTCCACCAGCGTTGGCGACGTCGAACGAATACGTGGTAGAGTTCATGCCAAGGGGATCGAAGATATTCTTCTTCACATAACGGGCGAGCGGCGTTTTCGTTGATACCACTTGCGGTAGGTATGAAAGCATCGCGTACATGATATTGTTATATTGAAAAGTCTTGGATAGAATGCTCAGCGATGGCCAACGGTGGCTAGGGAAGAACTTACTTCTCTAAACTCGGTCGATGGCTTCAAAAACCTCAATCGTGGAATCTAAGACCGCGTTGGAGATTAGGAGACGTTCCTTGGAGAAAACTGAGGCTGACCAGGGAGACAAACGTATCATCTGTTCTGTACATGAAATCGTGCCTCGGAAGACCAGTACGATGACCCATCAGATCAATGATCGAGCTCTTGTCTGAAGCAAAAGGATCCGCAAGCTTCCACCCCGGGATGACAGATGCAAGTTTGGTCTCCCAAGATAGCTTTGGCGTCAAACTCTCGTTAGAAACCAACAGTCCGGTTCCGGAGACGGTGAAAAGCTAAAGCATAGAAAAACTGAGCCCTATGGTCCTCGTAGCAATTATGAAGACTCACTTTCGAGTTGGATCCAATGGAAAATAG
This genomic window from Marasmius oreades isolate 03SP1 chromosome 8, whole genome shotgun sequence contains:
- a CDS encoding uncharacterized protein (MEROPS:MER0026262) encodes the protein MRYSLCFSILVGALSASAQTIPNNVLTPEVDAFIEGILSTVGSPGGVSVAVVRLDPSGGWNVETKGYGIARLSDNASVTADTLFSIGSNSKLFTVSGTGLLVSNESLTPKLSWETKLASVIPGWKLADPFASDKSSIIDLMGHRTGLPRHDFMYRTDDTFVSLIPRLRFLKPSTEFRETFQYNNIMYAMLSYLPQVVSTKTPLARYVKKNIFDPLGMNSTTYSFDVANAGGKLSYGVSRENISFAGGLPGTGTPRQLPFWYEKGGEDGNFMSGPGGVISSANDMATWLKTLLLWGKHPETNQTVIPSTVLRRAASGITVEDDGISGLPIAQSVLSPAVYGGGQGIGTYRGHVVIEHPGDVIGAHSQLSRLPFDNVGVAVLTNDDDTGAIFNEIIKFRLIDGALGLEPYNWTDIMLEQLGQTSSVATPGNASDPTIPGGFAALEGTYNNPGYGNWSLCLFDPSHQPSNACKELVANASTILPGGINSTIPTLLSPSSSIWFNYLKLEHVDGNVFSITGLFSYPTLNDTKQPFWTRVSSAPGPQAEFFSLNGTIGFGLSGGIWGAGLGVPDPQGDTPQDRSEVWMEKIA